From a single Pseudomonas cremoricolorata genomic region:
- the fliT gene encoding flagellar protein FliT, translating into MSNAMQRFDETRDALLNALGERDWDAIGRLDETCRVCIDDMLTAPLVDEREVKAKLEDLLEVYRDLLSATMGERQAIAEEMSQINQAKSAAKVYHLFS; encoded by the coding sequence GTGAGCAACGCCATGCAACGCTTCGACGAAACCCGCGATGCCTTGCTCAACGCCTTGGGTGAGCGCGACTGGGACGCCATCGGCCGGCTCGACGAAACCTGCCGGGTGTGCATCGATGACATGCTCACCGCACCGCTGGTCGATGAGCGCGAAGTGAAGGCCAAGCTGGAAGACTTGCTGGAGGTCTACCGCGATCTGCTCAGCGCGACAATGGGTGAAAGGCAAGCCATTGCCGAGGAAATGTCTCAGATCAATCAGGCAAAATCCGCCGCTAAGGTATACCATCTGTTCAGCTGA
- the flgJ gene encoding flagellar assembly peptidoglycan hydrolase FlgJ yields the protein MTPKSLVSNTPDSGAYTDLNRLSSLKHGDRDSDANVRKVAKEFESLFISEMLKASRKASNVVADDNPMNTDTVKQYQDMYDQQMAVSMSREGGGIGLQDVLVRQLSKTKASAASAAASPFPRGGHAPTLWGAQVAAPGTSGQSGVLRNDVAALNSRRLALPGKLTDRLLAGIVPSASDPRAADAAPRLGRDSAVGHSARPAPTLAVPAANGLQIVGRAVAQPPLAPQKAFSGSDEFVRTMLPMAEEAAKRIGIDPRYLVAQAALETGWGKSVMRNSDGSSSHNLFGIKATGKWQGGEASAITSEFRDGKFVKERAAFRSYDSYADSFHDLVSLLQDNGRYKDAVASADKPDQFARELQKAGYATDPDYARKIISIARQLQPTAQYAMAGSAKTL from the coding sequence ATGACGCCCAAGAGCCTGGTATCGAACACGCCCGACAGTGGTGCCTACACCGACCTCAATCGCCTGAGCTCGCTCAAGCATGGCGATCGCGACAGCGACGCCAACGTGCGCAAGGTGGCCAAGGAGTTCGAGTCGCTGTTCATCAGCGAAATGCTCAAGGCGTCGCGCAAGGCCAGTAACGTGGTCGCCGACGACAACCCGATGAACACCGATACGGTCAAGCAGTACCAGGACATGTACGACCAGCAGATGGCCGTGAGCATGTCCCGCGAAGGCGGCGGTATCGGATTGCAGGATGTGCTGGTGCGCCAGTTGTCCAAGACCAAAGCCAGCGCTGCCAGCGCCGCAGCCAGCCCGTTCCCGCGGGGCGGCCACGCGCCGACACTGTGGGGCGCGCAGGTCGCGGCGCCCGGCACCAGCGGCCAGAGCGGTGTTTTGCGCAACGATGTGGCGGCGCTCAATTCACGCCGGCTGGCCCTGCCGGGCAAGCTCACCGACCGCCTGCTGGCCGGCATCGTGCCGTCTGCGAGCGACCCCCGCGCGGCTGACGCCGCACCACGGCTGGGCCGCGACAGTGCAGTCGGTCACAGCGCAAGGCCGGCGCCCACGCTGGCCGTGCCGGCCGCCAACGGCCTGCAGATCGTCGGGCGCGCCGTGGCGCAACCGCCACTGGCCCCGCAGAAGGCCTTCTCCGGCAGCGACGAGTTCGTGCGCACCATGCTGCCCATGGCCGAAGAGGCGGCCAAGCGCATCGGCATCGATCCGCGTTACCTGGTGGCCCAGGCCGCACTGGAAACCGGTTGGGGCAAGTCGGTGATGCGCAACAGCGATGGCAGCAGCAGCCACAACCTGTTCGGCATCAAGGCCACCGGCAAGTGGCAGGGCGGCGAAGCCAGTGCCATCACCAGCGAGTTCCGCGATGGCAAGTTCGTCAAGGAGCGCGCGGCATTCCGTTCCTACGACTCCTATGCCGACAGCTTCCACGACCTGGTCAGCCTGCTGCAGGACAACGGCCGCTATAAAGATGCCGTCGCATCTGCCGATAAACCGGACCAGTTTGCCCGAGAGCTGCAAAAGGCCGGCTACGCCACCGATCCTGATTACGCACGCAAGATCATCAGCATCGCCCGACAGCTGCAACCCACTGCCCAGTACGCCATGGCCGGCTCTGCAAAGACTCTATAA
- a CDS encoding flagellar hook-associated protein 3, whose product MRISTAQFYDASANSYAKNFADMAKTNDQITSGVRIQTPADDPVGAARLLILQQQQALLGQYDANMNTVNNALLQEESVLSTVNEALQRASDLALRAGGAGLTDADRTSISSELKEIEANVFGLLNSRDANGNYMFGGSKTAQPPYVRNADGTYSYHGDQTQLSLQVSDTLNLATNDTGFTVFDQAVNKNRTEAALTAPLPNDNKVQVSQGLMTSTSTYNERFASGQPYSLNFTSSTRFTITDASGNDITAQTATNGVFDANTEGGNVVTLRGVEFRIDLSLKDGEDADAAVAGHQFSLQTRPDSLTASRGAGNPSTAQITGSSISNPTDYHSTFPSGGAVIRFTSATDYALYAQPMSDDSQPVATGSMSGNAFTVAGVTYQVSDAPAAGDEFSVSVDTHQTQNPLQTLAQLRAALDAPIDGETVNIDLRNAVASAVANLASGRERIDITRGSIGARGNSLEIQRQENTSLGVANKTTQNAIGNTDMSQAAITLTLQQAMLEASQMAFARVSQLSLFNKL is encoded by the coding sequence ATGCGAATTTCCACTGCTCAGTTCTACGATGCCAGCGCCAACAGCTACGCGAAGAACTTCGCCGACATGGCCAAGACCAACGACCAGATTACCTCTGGTGTGCGTATTCAGACGCCCGCCGACGATCCGGTCGGCGCCGCGCGGCTGTTGATTCTGCAGCAACAGCAGGCATTGCTCGGCCAGTACGACGCCAACATGAACACGGTCAACAATGCCCTGTTGCAGGAAGAGAGCGTGCTGTCGACGGTCAACGAGGCCTTGCAGCGTGCCAGCGACCTGGCCCTGCGCGCTGGCGGTGCGGGCCTGACCGACGCCGACCGCACCTCGATCAGCAGCGAGCTCAAAGAGATCGAGGCCAACGTCTTTGGCCTGCTCAACTCCCGCGACGCCAACGGCAATTACATGTTCGGTGGTTCCAAGACCGCCCAGCCGCCCTATGTGCGCAATGCCGACGGCACCTACAGCTATCACGGCGACCAGACCCAGCTGAGCCTGCAGGTGTCCGATACCCTGAACCTGGCAACCAATGACACCGGCTTCACGGTCTTCGACCAGGCGGTGAACAAGAACCGCACCGAGGCGGCCCTGACCGCGCCGCTGCCCAACGACAACAAGGTGCAGGTCTCGCAGGGGTTGATGACCTCGACCTCGACCTACAACGAGCGCTTCGCCAGCGGCCAGCCGTACTCGCTGAACTTCACCAGCTCGACCCGTTTCACCATCACCGACGCCAGCGGCAATGACATCACCGCACAGACCGCCACCAATGGCGTGTTCGATGCCAACACCGAAGGCGGCAACGTGGTCACCCTGCGCGGCGTGGAGTTTCGCATCGACCTGTCGCTCAAGGACGGCGAAGACGCAGACGCCGCAGTGGCCGGCCATCAGTTCAGCCTGCAGACGCGCCCGGACAGCCTGACCGCCAGCCGTGGCGCCGGTAACCCTTCGACCGCGCAGATCACCGGTAGCAGCATCAGCAACCCGACCGACTACCACAGCACGTTCCCAAGTGGCGGCGCGGTGATTCGCTTCACCAGCGCCACCGACTACGCGCTTTATGCCCAGCCGATGAGCGATGACAGCCAGCCGGTGGCCACGGGCAGCATGAGCGGCAATGCCTTCACCGTGGCCGGGGTGACTTATCAGGTCAGCGATGCGCCAGCGGCAGGCGATGAGTTCAGCGTGAGCGTCGACACCCACCAGACGCAGAACCCGTTGCAGACCCTGGCGCAATTGCGCGCCGCGCTGGATGCACCGATCGATGGCGAAACCGTCAACATCGACCTGCGCAATGCCGTGGCCTCGGCAGTCGCCAACCTCGCCAGCGGCCGCGAGCGCATCGACATCACCCGTGGCTCGATTGGCGCTCGCGGCAACTCGCTGGAGATTCAGCGCCAGGAAAACACCAGCCTGGGTGTGGCCAACAAGACCACGCAGAACGCCATCGGCAATACCGACATGTCCCAGGCCGCGATCACCCTGACCTTGCAGCAGGCCATGCTTGAAGCTTCTCAAATGGCCTTTGCCCGGGTGTCGCAATTGAGCCTGTTCAACAAGCTCTGA
- the fliD gene encoding flagellar filament capping protein FliD — MAGSTVSGIGSNIDTQAIVQALVNSQKAPKQAQINTQTLKATTTLSSIGKVQAALDAFRGALQTMTDSNTFSGLSVKSSDEKVATVKASNGAANGTFSLVVENLATASKVSTQVYAGGAGSVVNKTDATTTLSISQSGKTYDLKVTPGMTLQQVRDNINSQFGTVGLSANVLTDANGSRLVVTSTKMGEGSDITLGGDSGIDTGYTQITAPANAKYLLDGIAMSSKSNDISDAVSGLSITLTGVTPETGTSKERSPIYLSLTTSAPTLKSGVQGFIDTYNALMTTINTETKVTKGADGNPVAGALTGDATMRGLVTSIRNELSQLSGQGAFKSLAQFGVTTSQDGGLLSLDDKKWTAAAATNIADLSSVFNGKDGLLARMKNATESFAKANTGTLAERTKTLTDNLNKLTTEQSKLDERMTALQKTLQDKYNAMDTLVAQLRAQSNSVMTTLNALNKAKSDD; from the coding sequence ATGGCAGGTTCAACAGTCAGCGGTATCGGTTCGAACATCGATACCCAGGCGATCGTGCAGGCACTGGTCAATTCGCAGAAAGCGCCGAAACAGGCCCAGATCAATACTCAGACCCTCAAGGCGACCACCACGTTGTCTTCGATCGGCAAGGTGCAGGCGGCGCTGGATGCGTTCCGCGGCGCGTTGCAGACCATGACCGACAGCAACACCTTCAGCGGCTTGAGCGTGAAGTCGTCCGATGAAAAGGTCGCCACGGTCAAGGCCAGCAATGGCGCTGCCAACGGTACGTTCTCGCTGGTCGTCGAAAACCTGGCCACCGCCTCCAAGGTTTCCACTCAGGTGTACGCCGGCGGGGCAGGCTCGGTGGTCAACAAGACCGACGCTACGACCACCTTGAGCATCAGCCAGTCGGGCAAGACCTACGACCTCAAGGTCACGCCGGGCATGACCCTGCAGCAGGTGCGCGACAACATCAACAGCCAGTTCGGCACCGTAGGTCTGAGTGCCAACGTGCTGACCGACGCCAACGGCTCGCGTCTGGTGGTCACCTCCACCAAGATGGGCGAAGGCTCGGACATCACCCTGGGCGGAGATTCGGGCATCGACACCGGATACACGCAGATTACCGCGCCGGCCAATGCCAAGTACCTGCTCGATGGCATCGCCATGAGTTCCAAGAGCAACGACATCTCCGATGCCGTCAGTGGCCTGAGCATCACGCTGACCGGAGTAACCCCGGAAACTGGCACCAGCAAGGAGCGTTCTCCGATCTACCTGTCGCTGACTACCAGCGCTCCGACCCTCAAGTCGGGTGTGCAGGGGTTCATCGACACCTACAACGCGCTGATGACCACCATCAACACCGAAACCAAGGTGACCAAAGGCGCCGATGGCAACCCGGTGGCCGGGGCCTTGACCGGTGACGCGACGATGCGTGGCCTGGTGACCTCGATTCGCAACGAGCTGAGCCAGCTGTCGGGGCAGGGCGCGTTCAAGTCCCTGGCCCAGTTTGGCGTCACCACCTCCCAGGATGGTGGCCTGTTGAGCCTGGACGACAAGAAGTGGACGGCAGCCGCGGCGACCAACATCGCCGACCTGTCGAGCGTCTTCAACGGCAAGGACGGCTTGTTGGCGCGCATGAAGAACGCCACCGAGAGCTTCGCCAAGGCCAACACTGGCACCCTGGCCGAGCGTACCAAGACCCTTACCGACAACCTCAACAAGCTCACCACCGAGCAGAGCAAGCTCGACGAGCGCATGACCGCCCTGCAGAAGACCCTGCAGGACAAGTACAACGCCATGGACACCCTGGTGGCCCAGCTGCGCGCCCAGAGCAATAGCGTGATGACCACCCTCAACGCGCTGAACAAAGCCAAGAGCGACGACTGA
- a CDS encoding flagellar protein FlaG: protein MDMSVKLSQAYTPIVTSLAVSSDKDPSAATVKAPDAVTPVDQAATREDLEKAVGKIREFASDNHRNLDFSIDDSTGKVVVKVVATDTGEVVRQIPSETALKLAQNLNDANSLLFKDEA from the coding sequence ATGGACATGAGCGTCAAGTTGAGCCAGGCCTACACGCCGATCGTGACCTCGCTTGCAGTCTCTTCGGACAAGGACCCGTCAGCAGCAACGGTCAAGGCGCCTGACGCCGTGACCCCGGTGGACCAGGCCGCGACCCGCGAAGACCTGGAGAAGGCCGTGGGCAAGATTCGCGAATTTGCCAGCGACAACCACCGCAACCTGGATTTTTCCATAGATGACTCCACCGGCAAGGTCGTCGTGAAGGTGGTTGCCACCGACACCGGCGAGGTGGTGCGTCAGATTCCTTCCGAGACTGCGCTGAAGCTGGCGCAGAACCTCAACGATGCCAACAGTCTACTGTTCAAGGATGAAGCGTAG
- a CDS encoding ketoacyl-ACP synthase III, which produces MIGIKSIASYVPAQGVDNYAQGARFEKNEDFILGKIGSAFLPRKDAAQETSDLAVEAARALFVNNPSLDPRSIDALIVVTQNGDEEGLPHTSAIVQDKLGLSTSVAAFDVSLGCSGYVYGLYAIKGFMEAAGLKNGLLITADPYSKIVDPDDRNTTMLFGDAATATWMAEGADWQLGQARFGTDGAGAAHLKVSDGTFFMNGRQVFNFALLKVPAHLRELLEASDLQSSDIDAFCIHQGSAAIVDAVARRFEEELEDKHPEKFVKDMLETGNTVSSSIPLLLEKHMFGGTWRRVAISGFGVGLSWGSAILQRS; this is translated from the coding sequence ATGATTGGCATTAAAAGCATCGCCAGCTACGTGCCGGCCCAGGGCGTGGACAACTATGCCCAAGGTGCACGTTTCGAGAAGAACGAAGACTTCATCCTCGGCAAGATCGGCTCGGCCTTCCTGCCGCGCAAGGACGCTGCACAAGAGACCTCCGACCTCGCCGTCGAGGCCGCACGGGCGCTGTTCGTCAACAACCCAAGCCTCGACCCGCGCAGCATCGATGCGCTGATCGTCGTCACCCAGAATGGCGACGAGGAAGGCCTGCCGCACACCTCGGCCATCGTCCAGGACAAGCTCGGCCTGTCGACTTCGGTGGCCGCGTTTGATGTCTCCCTGGGCTGCTCGGGCTATGTGTATGGGCTGTACGCGATCAAAGGCTTCATGGAAGCGGCGGGGCTGAAGAACGGCCTGCTGATCACCGCCGACCCGTACTCGAAGATCGTCGACCCGGATGATCGCAACACCACCATGCTGTTCGGTGACGCCGCCACCGCCACCTGGATGGCCGAGGGCGCCGACTGGCAGCTGGGGCAGGCACGCTTCGGCACCGATGGCGCCGGCGCGGCGCACCTGAAGGTCAGCGACGGCACGTTCTTCATGAATGGCCGCCAGGTGTTCAACTTCGCCCTGCTCAAGGTGCCGGCGCACCTGCGCGAGCTGCTCGAAGCCAGCGACTTGCAGTCGTCCGACATCGATGCCTTCTGCATTCACCAGGGCAGCGCGGCCATCGTCGACGCCGTGGCCCGGCGTTTTGAGGAAGAGCTGGAAGACAAACACCCCGAGAAGTTCGTCAAGGACATGCTCGAGACCGGCAATACCGTGTCGTCGAGCATTCCTCTGTTGCTCGAGAAGCACATGTTCGGCGGCACCTGGCGCCGGGTGGCGATCAGTGGCTTTGGCGTCGGGCTGTCGTGGGGCTCGGCGATCTTGCAGCGAAGCTGA
- the flgK gene encoding flagellar hook-associated protein FlgK, which yields MTNLISIGLSGLSASQAALSVTSNNIANAATSGYSRQQVIQTSSPSQNIGAGFLGTGTTLSEVRRIYSAYLDNQLQTATSLQADATAFQDQITGIDKLLADRDTGISSVLTGFFSALQTASASPSDVASRQLLLTQAQTLSNRFNAVSGQMSQQNELINSQLQTQAGQVNKLTNNIAEYNKQIVALSASGNAPNSLLDARSEAVRQLNELVGVTVQERDGNFDVSLGSGQALVVGVRANPLSVQPGSADKSQASLQIQYQDFSSDVTSVISGGQIGGLLRYRSDVLMPAMNELGRVALVVSDSINGQLGQGLDANGQFGSNLFSSINSATAIAQRSLASSSNSAGSGNLDVTIANSGALTTYDYEVKFSSANQYSVRRSDGSDMGNFDLSANPAPVIDGFTLALKGGALAAGDSFKVIPTRSAALGISTVTQDANKLAFAAPVSAAAGSGNGGTGTITQPTLGERLDIYGGADTAAVQDAMRSSMPVRLVFQAASNGTQNYTLFDAKGASIGTGSIVPGQDNKLALSVPLRDANGTPLLDGSGNPRTLKVETRIGGSPNGNDTFTLSFNSDGKSDNRNAAQLLALQTKATVGTQSGGGISFTASYASLVEQVGAKANQAKIDGTATDAVLKSAKESRSAVSGVNLDDEAASLVKFQHYYTASSQIIKAAQETFQTLINAL from the coding sequence ATGACTAATCTGATCTCGATCGGGCTGAGCGGCCTGAGTGCCAGCCAGGCGGCGCTGTCGGTCACCTCCAACAATATCGCCAACGCCGCGACCTCGGGCTACTCGCGTCAGCAGGTCATCCAGACCTCGTCGCCCTCGCAGAACATCGGCGCGGGTTTTCTCGGCACCGGCACCACCTTGTCGGAAGTGCGGCGCATCTACAGCGCCTACCTCGACAACCAGTTGCAGACCGCCACTTCGTTGCAAGCCGACGCCACGGCGTTCCAGGATCAGATCACTGGCATCGACAAGCTGCTGGCCGACCGCGATACCGGCATCAGTTCGGTGCTCACCGGTTTCTTCTCGGCCTTGCAGACCGCCTCGGCTTCGCCGTCAGATGTCGCTTCGCGGCAGTTGCTGCTGACCCAGGCGCAGACCTTGAGCAACCGTTTCAATGCCGTCTCCGGGCAGATGAGCCAGCAGAACGAGCTGATCAACTCGCAGTTGCAGACCCAGGCCGGGCAGGTCAACAAGCTCACCAACAACATCGCCGAGTACAACAAGCAGATCGTCGCGCTGTCAGCCTCCGGCAACGCGCCGAACAGCCTGCTCGATGCGCGTAGCGAGGCGGTGCGTCAGCTCAATGAGCTGGTCGGCGTCACCGTGCAGGAGCGTGATGGCAACTTCGATGTGTCGTTGGGCAGCGGTCAGGCACTGGTGGTCGGGGTACGCGCCAACCCGCTGTCGGTGCAGCCAGGCAGTGCCGACAAGAGTCAGGCCAGCCTCCAGATCCAGTACCAGGATTTCAGCTCGGATGTGACCTCGGTGATCAGCGGCGGGCAGATCGGTGGCCTGCTGCGCTACCGCAGCGACGTGCTGATGCCGGCCATGAACGAGCTGGGCCGCGTCGCGCTGGTGGTTTCCGACAGCATCAACGGCCAGCTCGGCCAGGGGCTCGATGCCAATGGCCAGTTCGGCAGCAATCTGTTTTCCAGCATCAACAGCGCCACGGCCATCGCTCAGCGCAGCCTGGCCTCGTCGAGCAACAGCGCAGGCTCGGGCAACCTCGATGTGACCATCGCCAACAGCGGGGCGCTGACCACCTACGACTACGAGGTCAAGTTCTCCAGCGCCAATCAGTACAGCGTGCGCCGTTCCGATGGCAGCGACATGGGCAACTTCGACCTCAGCGCCAATCCGGCGCCGGTGATCGACGGCTTCACTCTGGCGCTCAAGGGAGGCGCGCTGGCCGCTGGCGACAGCTTCAAGGTGATTCCGACCCGCAGCGCCGCCTTAGGCATCAGCACGGTCACCCAGGATGCCAACAAACTGGCGTTCGCTGCGCCCGTCAGTGCCGCTGCCGGCAGCGGCAATGGCGGCACCGGCACCATCACCCAGCCCACCCTCGGTGAGCGCCTCGATATTTACGGCGGCGCCGATACCGCCGCCGTGCAGGACGCCATGCGCAGCTCCATGCCGGTACGCCTGGTGTTCCAGGCGGCCAGCAACGGCACGCAGAACTACACCCTGTTCGATGCCAAGGGCGCCTCGATCGGCACCGGCAGCATCGTGCCTGGGCAGGACAACAAGCTGGCGCTGAGTGTGCCGCTGCGCGATGCCAACGGTACGCCACTGCTCGACGGCAGCGGCAACCCGCGCACCTTGAAGGTCGAGACGCGGATCGGCGGCAGCCCCAACGGCAATGACACCTTCACCCTGTCGTTCAACAGTGACGGCAAGTCCGACAATCGCAATGCCGCGCAACTGCTGGCCTTGCAGACCAAAGCCACGGTCGGTACGCAGTCTGGCGGCGGTATCAGCTTCACAGCCTCGTATGCCTCGCTGGTCGAGCAGGTCGGCGCCAAGGCCAATCAGGCCAAGATCGATGGCACCGCCACCGATGCCGTACTCAAGTCAGCCAAGGAAAGCCGCAGCGCGGTATCGGGGGTCAACCTCGATGACGAAGCGGCCAGCCTGGTCAAGTTCCAGCACTACTACACGGCCTCGTCGCAGATCATCAAAGCGGCGCAGGAAACCTTCCAAACCTTGATCAACGCGCTGTGA
- a CDS encoding flagellin, whose protein sequence is MALTVNTNIASITTQSNLTKASNAQTTSMQRLSSGLRINSAKDDAAGLQISNRLTSQINGLGQAVKNANDGISIAQTAEGAMQASTDILQKMRTLALSSSTGSLSNDDRKSNNDEYQALTAELTRIAQTTTFGGQKLLDGSYGTKAIQVGANANETINLSLENVAANNIGSQQIKSLTTGADPKANGLTGGLITVTGNGQSEDYTVAAGASAKDIAKGLNGLIGGLTASASTEVKFTVDAAAATTTPVDFTLDVGGQKVDLKGVTNVAGLADQLKSNSAKLGISVNFDQSSGALSIKSDSGENVKFSAVTGGAAIEVASKGGDGKFTGAVAIADDLVATGAVSLDSAKGYSLSGAGAQEVFGTGTALTSQKTTISDTDVTDATTAMNALAVIDKAIASIDSVRSGLGATQNRLTTTVDNLQNIQKNSTAARSTVQDVDFASETAELTKQQTLQQASTAILSQANQLPSSVLKLLQ, encoded by the coding sequence ATGGCTTTAACCGTTAACACCAACATTGCTTCGATCACCACTCAGAGCAACCTGACCAAGGCAAGCAACGCCCAGACGACCTCGATGCAGCGTCTGTCTTCCGGCCTTCGGATCAACAGCGCCAAGGATGATGCCGCCGGCCTGCAGATCTCCAACCGTCTGACCAGCCAGATCAACGGCCTGGGCCAGGCAGTGAAAAACGCCAACGACGGTATCTCGATCGCCCAGACCGCTGAAGGCGCGATGCAGGCTTCGACCGACATCCTGCAAAAGATGCGTACCCTGGCCCTGTCCTCGTCCACTGGCTCGCTGAGCAACGACGACCGTAAGTCGAACAACGACGAATACCAGGCGCTGACTGCCGAACTGACCCGTATCGCCCAGACCACCACCTTCGGTGGCCAGAAGCTGCTGGACGGCTCGTACGGCACCAAAGCCATTCAGGTCGGCGCCAACGCCAACGAAACCATCAACCTGTCGCTGGAAAACGTCGCTGCCAACAACATTGGTTCGCAGCAGATCAAGAGCCTGACCACTGGCGCGGATCCGAAAGCCAACGGTCTGACCGGCGGCCTGATCACCGTGACGGGTAACGGCCAGAGCGAAGACTACACCGTCGCTGCCGGCGCTTCGGCCAAGGACATCGCCAAAGGCCTGAACGGTCTGATCGGCGGTCTGACCGCTTCGGCCAGCACTGAGGTCAAGTTCACCGTTGACGCTGCTGCTGCCACCACCACCCCTGTGGACTTCACCCTGGACGTGGGCGGTCAGAAGGTTGACCTCAAAGGTGTGACCAACGTTGCCGGCCTGGCCGACCAGCTCAAGTCCAACTCGGCCAAACTGGGCATCAGCGTCAACTTTGACCAATCCAGCGGCGCTCTGTCGATCAAGTCCGATTCCGGTGAGAACGTCAAGTTTTCCGCAGTCACCGGCGGTGCGGCCATCGAAGTTGCCTCCAAAGGCGGCGACGGCAAGTTCACCGGCGCGGTAGCGATCGCTGACGACCTGGTCGCCACCGGTGCAGTGTCGCTGGACTCGGCCAAGGGCTACTCGCTGAGCGGCGCGGGTGCACAAGAAGTGTTCGGTACGGGTACCGCACTGACTTCGCAGAAAACCACCATCTCCGACACCGACGTAACCGACGCCACCACCGCGATGAACGCCCTGGCAGTCATCGACAAGGCCATCGCCTCGATCGACAGCGTCCGTTCCGGCCTGGGTGCTACGCAGAACCGTCTGACCACCACCGTCGACAACCTGCAGAACATCCAGAAGAACTCCACCGCTGCCCGCTCCACCGTGCAGGACGTGGATTTCGCCTCGGAAACCGCCGAACTGACCAAGCAGCAAACCCTGCAACAGGCTTCCACCGCGATCCTGTCCCAGGCCAACCAGCTGCCGTCCTCGGTCCTGAAACTGCTGCAGTAA
- the fliS gene encoding flagellar export chaperone FliS has protein sequence MNPMRALRQYQKVNSHAQISEATPYRLVQMLMEGGLDRLAQAKGALARGDVAEKGLMIGKAIDIIIGLRDGLDAQKSENPASIEQLASLYVYMTNRLMQANIANDAEMIDEVARLLITVKSGWDQIPPAQQAG, from the coding sequence ATGAACCCCATGAGAGCCCTTCGCCAGTATCAGAAGGTCAATTCCCATGCCCAGATCTCCGAAGCCACGCCTTATCGGCTGGTGCAGATGCTGATGGAGGGCGGCCTGGATCGCCTGGCCCAGGCCAAGGGCGCGCTGGCCCGCGGCGATGTGGCCGAGAAAGGCCTGATGATCGGCAAAGCGATCGACATCATCATCGGCCTGCGCGATGGCCTGGATGCGCAAAAGAGTGAAAACCCAGCGTCAATCGAGCAACTCGCCAGCCTGTACGTGTACATGACCAACCGCCTGATGCAGGCCAATATCGCCAATGATGCCGAGATGATCGATGAGGTCGCCCGGCTGCTGATTACCGTCAAGAGCGGCTGGGATCAGATCCCGCCAGCGCAACAAGCCGGCTGA